The Desmodus rotundus isolate HL8 chromosome 13, HLdesRot8A.1, whole genome shotgun sequence genome has a window encoding:
- the PCDH8 gene encoding protocadherin-8 isoform X2 gives MSLVRRGGSSCLLPLQLFSLCWVLSVAQSKTVRYSTFEEDAPGTVIGTLAEDLHMKVSGDTSFRLMKQFNSSLLRVREGDGQLTVGDAGLDRERLCGQAPQCVLAFDVVSFSQEQFRLVHVEVEVRDVNDHAPRFPRAQIPVEVSEGAAVGTRIPLEVPVDEDVGANGLQSVRLAEPHSPFRVELQTRADGAQCADLVLLQELDRESQATYSLELVAQDGGRPPRSSTAALSVRVLDANDHSPAFPQGAVAEVELAEDAPVGSLLLDLDAADPDEGPNGDVVFSFGARTPPEARRLFRLDPRSGRLTLAGPVDYERQDTYELDVRAQDRGPGPRAATCKVIVRIRDVNDNAPDIAITPLAAPGAPAASPFAAAAAAAAATFGGTDTTSSTGSETPEAGAISLVPEGAARESLVALVSTSDRDSGPNGQVRCALYGHEHFRLQPAYAGSYLVVTAASLDRERIAEYNLTLVAEDRGSPPLRTVRPYTVRVGDENDNAPLFTQRVYEVSVRENNPPGAYLATVAARDPDVGRNGQVTYRLLEAEVGRAGGSVSTYVSVDPATGAIYALRSFDYETLRQLDVRIQASDGGSPQLSSSALVQVRVLDQNDHAPVLVHPAPANGSLELAVPGRTVRDMTVAQVQARDADEGTNGELAFDLLQQEPREAFTIGRRTGEIVLTGDLSQEPPGRVFQALLVVSDGGRPPLSTTATVSFVVTAGDGLGPVAPASAGSPERSSPPGSRLAESGPALQWDTLLIVIIVLAGSCTLLLAAIIAIATTCNRRKKEPYGASPGFGREPAPPVAVWKGHSFNTISGREAEKFSGKDSGKGDSDFNDSDSDISGDALKKDLINHMQSGLWACTAECKILGHSDRCWSPSCGAPNTHPSTHPPAQMSTFCKSTSLPRDPLRRDNYYQAQLPKTVGLQSVYEKVLHRDYDRTVTLLSPPRPGRLPDLQEIGVPLYQSPPGRYLSPKKEADENV, from the exons ATGAGTCTAGTAAGGCGCGGGGGTAGCTCCTGCCTTTTACCCTTGCAGCTCTTCAGCCTCTGCTGGGTGCTCTCAGTGGCTCAGAGCAAGACAGTGCGATACAGCACCTTCGAGGAGGACGCCCCCGGCACAGTCATTGGGACCCTGGCTGAGGACCTGCATATGAAAGTGTCCGGAGACACAAGCTTCCGCCTGATGAAGCAGTTCAACAGCTCGCTGCTACGAGTGCGAGAGGGCGACGGGCAGCTGACCGTCGGGGACGCGGGCCTGGACCGCGAGCGGCTCTGCGGCCAGGCCCCACAGTGCGTGCTGGCCTTCGACGTGGTCAGCTTCTCACAGGAGCAGTTCCGACTGGTGcacgtggaggtggaggtgagggacGTCAACGACCATGCGCCGCGCTTCCCCCGGGCCCAGATCCCCGTGGAGGTGTCCGAGGGAGCGGCCGTGGGCACTCGCATCCCCCTGGAGGTGCCGGTAGACGAGGACGTGGGCGCCAACGGGCTGCAGAGCGTGCGCCTGGCAGAGCCTCACAGCCCCTTCCGTGTGGAACTGCAGACGCGCGCGGATGGTGCCCAGTGTGCCGACCTGGTGCTACTGCAGGAACTGGACCGCGAGAGCCAGGCCACCTACAGCCTGGAGCTGGTGGCCCAGGACGGCGGCCGCCCGCCGCGCTCCTCTACCGCCGCCCTCAGCGTGCGCGTGCTGGACGCAAACGACCACAGCCCGGCCTTCCCGCAGGGCGCCGTGGCGGAGGTGGAGCTGGCAGAGGACGCGCCCGTCGGTTCGCTGCTACTCGACCTGGATGCGGCGGACCCAGACGAGGGTCCCAACGGCGACGTGGTGTTCTCCTTTGGCGCCCGCACCCCACCAGAGGCCCGCCGGCTCTTCCGCCTCGACCCCCGCTCGGGACGACTCACCCTCGCCGGACCTGTGGACTACGAGCGGCAGGACACGTATGAGCTGGACGTGCGGGCGCAGGACCGTGGCCCCGGGCCTCGCGCCGCCACCTGCAAGGTCATCGTGCGCATCCGAGACGTCAATGACAACGCACCGGACATCGCCATCACCCCTCTGGCCGCCCCGGGCGCGCCTGCCGCCTCGCCCTTcgccgctgctgccgctgccgccgccgctacTTTCGGGGGGACGGACACGACCTCCTCCACGGGGTCAGAGACACCAGAGGCGGGTGCCATCTCGCTGGTGCCAGAGGGGGCGGCGCGCGAGAGCCTGGTGGCTCTGGTCAGCACCTCGGACAGGGACTCAGGCCCCAATGGGCAGGTGCGCTGCGCCCTCTATGGGCATGAGCACTTCCGGCTACAGCCGGCCTATGCGGGCAGCTACCTGGTGGTGACCGCTGCATCCTTGGACCGCGAGCGCATCGCCGAGTACAACCTGACTCTGGTAGCTGAGGACCGCGGCTCGCCCCCGCTACGCACTGTGAGGCCCTACACGGTGCGCGTGGGTGACGAAAACGACAACGCGCCTCTCTTCACACAGAGGGTCTACGAGGTGTCGGTGCGCGAGAACAACCCGCCTGGCGCCTACTTGGCCACGGTGGCCGCCCGGGACCCGGACGTGGGCCGTAATGGTCAGGTCACCTACCGGCTGCTGGAGGCCGAGGTAGGCCGCGCTGGGGGCtctgtgtctacctatgtctcagTGGACCCGGCTACCGGAGCCATCTATGCTCTGCGCAGCTTCGACTACGAAACGCTGCGCCAGCTCGACGTGCGCATCCAGGCGAGCGATGGCGGCTCCCCTCAGCTCTCCAGCAGCGCCCTGGTGCAAGTGCGGGTACTGGACCAGAACGACCATGCGCCGGTCCTGGTGCACCCGGCGCCAGCCAACGGCTCCCTGGAATTGGCAGTCCCCGGGCGCACTGTAAGGGACATGACCGTCGCGCAGGTGCAGGCCCGGGACGCAGACGAAGGAACTAACGGAGAGCTGGCATTCGACCTCCTGCAGCAGGAGCCGCGAGAAGCCTTCACCATCGGCCGCCGCACGGGGGAGATCGTGCTCACCGGAGATCTCTCGCAGGAGCCGCCGGGCCGCGTGTTTCAGGCTCTGTTGGTCGTTTCCGACGGCGGCCGtcccccgctctccaccactgcCACGGTCAGCTTCGTGGTGACAGCAGGAGACGGGCTTGGGCCCGTAGCTCCCGCCAGTGCCGGGAGTCCGGAGCGCTCTAGCCCTCCGGGCTCGCGGCTCGCGGAGTCAGGGCCGGCGCTACAGTGGGATACGCTGCTGATCGTCATAATCGTGCTGGCTGGGAGCTGCACGCTGCTGCTGGCCGCCATCATTGCCATCGCCACCACCTGCAATCGCCGCAAGAAGGAG CCCTACGGTGCCTCCCCTGGCTTCGGAAGGGAGCCGGCGCCCCCTGTGGCGGTCTGGAAAGGACACTCTTTCAACACCATCTCCGGCAGAGAAGCGGAGAAGTTCAGCGGCAAAGATAGTGGCAAAGGGGACAGTGATTTCAACGACAGCGATTCCGACATCAGTGGGGACGCTCTGAAAAAGGATCTCATCAACCATATGCAGAGTG gACTGTGGGCGTGCACGGCCGAGTGTAAGATTCTGGGCCACTCTGACCGCTGCTGGAGCCCGTCATGTGGGGCTCCCAACACGCATCCCTCCACTCACCCACCAGCCCAGATGTCAACCTTCTGTAAGAGCACGTCTCTGCCTCGGGATCCTCTGCGCAGAGACAATTACTACCAGGCCCAGCTGCCAAAGACGGTGGGACTGCAGAGCGTCTATGAGAAAGTGCTGCACAGAGACTATGACAGGACAGTCACTCTACTCTCCCCTCCTCGTCCAGGGAGGCTCCCAGACTTGCAAGAGATCGGGGTACCCCTCTATCAGTCCCCTCCTGGCAGGTACCTCTCCCCAAAGAAGGAAGCCGATGAAAATGTGTAA
- the PCDH8 gene encoding protocadherin-8 isoform X1: MSLVRRGGSSCLLPLQLFSLCWVLSVAQSKTVRYSTFEEDAPGTVIGTLAEDLHMKVSGDTSFRLMKQFNSSLLRVREGDGQLTVGDAGLDRERLCGQAPQCVLAFDVVSFSQEQFRLVHVEVEVRDVNDHAPRFPRAQIPVEVSEGAAVGTRIPLEVPVDEDVGANGLQSVRLAEPHSPFRVELQTRADGAQCADLVLLQELDRESQATYSLELVAQDGGRPPRSSTAALSVRVLDANDHSPAFPQGAVAEVELAEDAPVGSLLLDLDAADPDEGPNGDVVFSFGARTPPEARRLFRLDPRSGRLTLAGPVDYERQDTYELDVRAQDRGPGPRAATCKVIVRIRDVNDNAPDIAITPLAAPGAPAASPFAAAAAAAAATFGGTDTTSSTGSETPEAGAISLVPEGAARESLVALVSTSDRDSGPNGQVRCALYGHEHFRLQPAYAGSYLVVTAASLDRERIAEYNLTLVAEDRGSPPLRTVRPYTVRVGDENDNAPLFTQRVYEVSVRENNPPGAYLATVAARDPDVGRNGQVTYRLLEAEVGRAGGSVSTYVSVDPATGAIYALRSFDYETLRQLDVRIQASDGGSPQLSSSALVQVRVLDQNDHAPVLVHPAPANGSLELAVPGRTVRDMTVAQVQARDADEGTNGELAFDLLQQEPREAFTIGRRTGEIVLTGDLSQEPPGRVFQALLVVSDGGRPPLSTTATVSFVVTAGDGLGPVAPASAGSPERSSPPGSRLAESGPALQWDTLLIVIIVLAGSCTLLLAAIIAIATTCNRRKKEVRKGGPRREERPGAAGGGASAPGSPEEAARGAGPRPNMFDVLTFPGSGKAPFGSPAADAPPPAVAAAEVPGSEGGSATGESSCHFEGQQRLRGAHAEPYGASPGFGREPAPPVAVWKGHSFNTISGREAEKFSGKDSGKGDSDFNDSDSDISGDALKKDLINHMQSGLWACTAECKILGHSDRCWSPSCGAPNTHPSTHPPAQMSTFCKSTSLPRDPLRRDNYYQAQLPKTVGLQSVYEKVLHRDYDRTVTLLSPPRPGRLPDLQEIGVPLYQSPPGRYLSPKKEADENV; the protein is encoded by the exons ATGAGTCTAGTAAGGCGCGGGGGTAGCTCCTGCCTTTTACCCTTGCAGCTCTTCAGCCTCTGCTGGGTGCTCTCAGTGGCTCAGAGCAAGACAGTGCGATACAGCACCTTCGAGGAGGACGCCCCCGGCACAGTCATTGGGACCCTGGCTGAGGACCTGCATATGAAAGTGTCCGGAGACACAAGCTTCCGCCTGATGAAGCAGTTCAACAGCTCGCTGCTACGAGTGCGAGAGGGCGACGGGCAGCTGACCGTCGGGGACGCGGGCCTGGACCGCGAGCGGCTCTGCGGCCAGGCCCCACAGTGCGTGCTGGCCTTCGACGTGGTCAGCTTCTCACAGGAGCAGTTCCGACTGGTGcacgtggaggtggaggtgagggacGTCAACGACCATGCGCCGCGCTTCCCCCGGGCCCAGATCCCCGTGGAGGTGTCCGAGGGAGCGGCCGTGGGCACTCGCATCCCCCTGGAGGTGCCGGTAGACGAGGACGTGGGCGCCAACGGGCTGCAGAGCGTGCGCCTGGCAGAGCCTCACAGCCCCTTCCGTGTGGAACTGCAGACGCGCGCGGATGGTGCCCAGTGTGCCGACCTGGTGCTACTGCAGGAACTGGACCGCGAGAGCCAGGCCACCTACAGCCTGGAGCTGGTGGCCCAGGACGGCGGCCGCCCGCCGCGCTCCTCTACCGCCGCCCTCAGCGTGCGCGTGCTGGACGCAAACGACCACAGCCCGGCCTTCCCGCAGGGCGCCGTGGCGGAGGTGGAGCTGGCAGAGGACGCGCCCGTCGGTTCGCTGCTACTCGACCTGGATGCGGCGGACCCAGACGAGGGTCCCAACGGCGACGTGGTGTTCTCCTTTGGCGCCCGCACCCCACCAGAGGCCCGCCGGCTCTTCCGCCTCGACCCCCGCTCGGGACGACTCACCCTCGCCGGACCTGTGGACTACGAGCGGCAGGACACGTATGAGCTGGACGTGCGGGCGCAGGACCGTGGCCCCGGGCCTCGCGCCGCCACCTGCAAGGTCATCGTGCGCATCCGAGACGTCAATGACAACGCACCGGACATCGCCATCACCCCTCTGGCCGCCCCGGGCGCGCCTGCCGCCTCGCCCTTcgccgctgctgccgctgccgccgccgctacTTTCGGGGGGACGGACACGACCTCCTCCACGGGGTCAGAGACACCAGAGGCGGGTGCCATCTCGCTGGTGCCAGAGGGGGCGGCGCGCGAGAGCCTGGTGGCTCTGGTCAGCACCTCGGACAGGGACTCAGGCCCCAATGGGCAGGTGCGCTGCGCCCTCTATGGGCATGAGCACTTCCGGCTACAGCCGGCCTATGCGGGCAGCTACCTGGTGGTGACCGCTGCATCCTTGGACCGCGAGCGCATCGCCGAGTACAACCTGACTCTGGTAGCTGAGGACCGCGGCTCGCCCCCGCTACGCACTGTGAGGCCCTACACGGTGCGCGTGGGTGACGAAAACGACAACGCGCCTCTCTTCACACAGAGGGTCTACGAGGTGTCGGTGCGCGAGAACAACCCGCCTGGCGCCTACTTGGCCACGGTGGCCGCCCGGGACCCGGACGTGGGCCGTAATGGTCAGGTCACCTACCGGCTGCTGGAGGCCGAGGTAGGCCGCGCTGGGGGCtctgtgtctacctatgtctcagTGGACCCGGCTACCGGAGCCATCTATGCTCTGCGCAGCTTCGACTACGAAACGCTGCGCCAGCTCGACGTGCGCATCCAGGCGAGCGATGGCGGCTCCCCTCAGCTCTCCAGCAGCGCCCTGGTGCAAGTGCGGGTACTGGACCAGAACGACCATGCGCCGGTCCTGGTGCACCCGGCGCCAGCCAACGGCTCCCTGGAATTGGCAGTCCCCGGGCGCACTGTAAGGGACATGACCGTCGCGCAGGTGCAGGCCCGGGACGCAGACGAAGGAACTAACGGAGAGCTGGCATTCGACCTCCTGCAGCAGGAGCCGCGAGAAGCCTTCACCATCGGCCGCCGCACGGGGGAGATCGTGCTCACCGGAGATCTCTCGCAGGAGCCGCCGGGCCGCGTGTTTCAGGCTCTGTTGGTCGTTTCCGACGGCGGCCGtcccccgctctccaccactgcCACGGTCAGCTTCGTGGTGACAGCAGGAGACGGGCTTGGGCCCGTAGCTCCCGCCAGTGCCGGGAGTCCGGAGCGCTCTAGCCCTCCGGGCTCGCGGCTCGCGGAGTCAGGGCCGGCGCTACAGTGGGATACGCTGCTGATCGTCATAATCGTGCTGGCTGGGAGCTGCACGCTGCTGCTGGCCGCCATCATTGCCATCGCCACCACCTGCAATCGCCGCAAGAAGGAGGTGCGCAAAGGGGGGCCCCGCCGGGAAGAGCGGCCcggggcggcgggcggcggcgcCTCGGCTCCTGGCTCCCCAGAGGAGGCCGCCCGGGGAGCCGGGCCCAGGCCCAACATGTTCGACGTGCTCACCTTCCCTGGCAGCGGCAAAGCGCCCTTTGGCAGCCCCGCGGCCGACGCGCCCCCGCCCGCGGTCGCGGCAGCCGAAGTGCCGGGCTCCGAGGGCGGCAGCGCCACAGGGGAAAGCTCCTGTCACTTCGAGGGGCAGCAGCGGCTCCGCGGCGCTCACGCCGAG CCCTACGGTGCCTCCCCTGGCTTCGGAAGGGAGCCGGCGCCCCCTGTGGCGGTCTGGAAAGGACACTCTTTCAACACCATCTCCGGCAGAGAAGCGGAGAAGTTCAGCGGCAAAGATAGTGGCAAAGGGGACAGTGATTTCAACGACAGCGATTCCGACATCAGTGGGGACGCTCTGAAAAAGGATCTCATCAACCATATGCAGAGTG gACTGTGGGCGTGCACGGCCGAGTGTAAGATTCTGGGCCACTCTGACCGCTGCTGGAGCCCGTCATGTGGGGCTCCCAACACGCATCCCTCCACTCACCCACCAGCCCAGATGTCAACCTTCTGTAAGAGCACGTCTCTGCCTCGGGATCCTCTGCGCAGAGACAATTACTACCAGGCCCAGCTGCCAAAGACGGTGGGACTGCAGAGCGTCTATGAGAAAGTGCTGCACAGAGACTATGACAGGACAGTCACTCTACTCTCCCCTCCTCGTCCAGGGAGGCTCCCAGACTTGCAAGAGATCGGGGTACCCCTCTATCAGTCCCCTCCTGGCAGGTACCTCTCCCCAAAGAAGGAAGCCGATGAAAATGTGTAA